From Mycolicibacterium nivoides, a single genomic window includes:
- a CDS encoding CGNR zinc finger domain-containing protein has product MLFTYDTELTLRAAMVLVNTDRVEGEQLSDQADLNAYLDDFGWTGRRDRDDAELEAVRALRRRVGEIWAVADDEEETVRRVNALLSDTKAAPWLTRHKEMPEWHLHLASVDDPLAQRMGAEMAMALADLIRGGELRRLKICAAPDCEAVLTDLSRNRSRIFCDTGNCGNRQHVAAYRQRQRED; this is encoded by the coding sequence ATGCTTTTTACCTATGACACGGAGCTCACACTCCGGGCAGCGATGGTGTTGGTGAACACCGATCGGGTAGAAGGCGAACAACTGTCTGACCAGGCCGACCTGAACGCCTACCTGGATGACTTCGGCTGGACCGGCCGGCGTGACCGCGACGATGCCGAACTGGAGGCCGTGCGCGCGCTGCGCAGGCGCGTCGGGGAGATCTGGGCCGTGGCCGACGACGAGGAGGAGACGGTCCGTCGGGTCAACGCCCTGCTCAGCGACACCAAGGCGGCACCGTGGCTGACGCGGCACAAGGAGATGCCCGAATGGCACCTGCACCTGGCCTCGGTCGACGACCCGCTGGCGCAGCGCATGGGCGCCGAGATGGCGATGGCGCTGGCGGACCTGATCCGCGGCGGCGAACTGCGGCGTCTCAAGATCTGCGCGGCCCCGGACTGTGAGGCGGTGCTGACCGACCTGTCGCGTAACCGCTCGCGGATCTTCTGCGACACCGGCAACTGCGGCAACCGCCAGCATGTCGCGGCCTACCGTCAACGCCAGCGCGAGGACTGA
- the eccB gene encoding type VII secretion protein EccB, producing MVRRSATRLQLSGHRFLLRRMAHALVRGDARMLDDPLRAQAVAYGAGCVLAAVAIGVCAALALVRPGSAPGDAPILMTRDTGALYVRIGDTVHPVLNLASARLIVGAPANPVVVDDAVIAKFRRGPLVGIPGAPTQIDRPLNLDESGWATCDVAEPTETVLVAGRAGPEISPLLSGQALLVSARAVGGSTYLLADGWRARVDLRDIAVVRALHLEGVSAQPVSQALLDSVPEAPALQAPTIPGVGTPGPAGLGGITVGTVIRVVRAGPAEFYVVLADGLQRIDRVAADVIRFGVAQPHDEPPVVPADVVADVPVAAGLAVARFPERVLPRGRAVVCARWDPRRPGPDTNTTVAMADSLPGGSMQLAQADGEGPNIDRTQIPAGRSVLLEAGSVIRGAAAGGPRYLLNDLGVLFGIRDGETAEQLGLGTSAVPAPWPMLAMLPRGPELNRDAASVVRDTVSGIRAAPA from the coding sequence ATGGTACGGCGATCGGCCACTCGATTACAGCTCAGCGGACATCGATTCCTGCTGCGGCGCATGGCTCATGCGCTGGTTCGCGGTGACGCCCGCATGCTCGACGATCCATTGCGCGCACAAGCGGTGGCCTACGGTGCGGGGTGCGTACTGGCGGCCGTCGCGATCGGGGTGTGCGCGGCGCTCGCACTGGTGCGTCCGGGCTCGGCGCCCGGCGACGCGCCGATCCTGATGACGCGTGACACCGGCGCGCTGTACGTGCGCATCGGCGACACCGTGCATCCCGTGCTCAACCTCGCTTCGGCCCGGCTCATCGTCGGCGCACCGGCGAATCCGGTCGTGGTCGACGATGCTGTGATCGCGAAGTTCCGCCGCGGACCGCTGGTCGGGATACCGGGCGCTCCCACTCAAATCGACCGGCCGCTGAACCTGGACGAGTCAGGTTGGGCGACCTGCGATGTCGCCGAACCCACCGAGACCGTGCTGGTAGCGGGCCGGGCCGGCCCCGAGATCTCGCCACTGCTCAGCGGTCAGGCCCTGTTGGTCTCAGCACGCGCGGTGGGAGGATCGACCTACCTGCTTGCCGACGGGTGGCGGGCGCGGGTGGATCTTCGCGACATCGCCGTCGTGCGGGCGTTGCACCTGGAAGGTGTTTCCGCTCAGCCGGTTTCGCAAGCCCTTCTCGACTCCGTACCCGAGGCTCCTGCCCTGCAGGCGCCCACGATCCCGGGAGTGGGCACTCCCGGACCGGCCGGGCTGGGAGGAATCACGGTGGGCACCGTGATCCGCGTGGTGCGTGCCGGTCCCGCCGAGTTCTACGTGGTGCTCGCCGACGGGCTGCAGCGCATCGACCGGGTGGCGGCCGATGTCATCCGCTTCGGCGTGGCGCAGCCACACGACGAACCGCCCGTCGTTCCCGCCGACGTGGTGGCCGACGTGCCGGTCGCCGCCGGACTCGCTGTGGCCCGGTTTCCGGAGCGGGTGCTGCCTCGTGGAAGAGCGGTGGTGTGCGCCCGCTGGGATCCGAGGCGGCCTGGACCCGACACGAATACGACTGTGGCCATGGCTGACTCGCTGCCGGGTGGCAGCATGCAGCTCGCACAGGCTGATGGCGAGGGGCCGAACATCGATCGTACGCAGATCCCGGCGGGCCGCAGCGTGTTGCTTGAGGCCGGCAGCGTCATCCGCGGGGCGGCCGCCGGTGGACCGCGGTACCTGTTGAACGATCTCGGTGTGCTGTTCGGGATCCGCGACGGGGAGACCGCCGAACAACTCGGTCTGGGCACCAGCGCTGTCCCCGCGCCGTGGCCGATGCTGGCCATGCTGCCGCGCGGCCCCGAACTCAACCGTGACGCGGCATCAGTCGTTCGTGACACCGTGTCCGGCATCCGGGCGGCGCCGGCGTAA